A single Criblamydia sequanensis CRIB-18 DNA region contains:
- a CDS encoding efflux RND transporter periplasmic adaptor subunit — protein sequence MKASVKQKIFFLIFFLQAHSLFTEEVEVLLKKEMHVQPDNIQTIYPSISGQICFIADNAPCKEIQEGELIFKFCDMNLKIAFNDAYANLKKAALELKQEEGKKLIAEKEWEHIDPKYKTSDFGESLALRSLQIEEKKASLLLAESRFQKAKLDLERTEIYATEGIFILKVFVQKGQTVSNQDKLAEITTLDFLKLDFDLPLEAAKELFKRESIELSLSQDFSESPFKDKVRLTLNKSNFKPKGLGKNKITFSIVFENPYKLCSEHSLSYLLNLPFLVEITP from the coding sequence ATGAAAGCAAGTGTTAAACAAAAAATCTTTTTTTTGATCTTTTTTTTGCAGGCTCACTCCCTATTTACAGAAGAGGTCGAGGTCCTTTTAAAAAAAGAAATGCATGTGCAACCCGATAATATACAGACTATTTACCCGAGTATTAGCGGCCAGATTTGTTTCATTGCGGACAATGCCCCTTGCAAAGAAATTCAAGAGGGTGAACTGATCTTTAAATTTTGCGATATGAATTTAAAAATTGCTTTTAATGATGCTTACGCAAACCTAAAAAAAGCGGCTTTAGAACTTAAGCAGGAAGAAGGTAAAAAATTAATTGCTGAAAAAGAATGGGAGCATATCGATCCTAAATATAAAACGTCTGACTTCGGAGAAAGTTTAGCTTTAAGGTCTCTTCAAATTGAAGAGAAAAAAGCGAGTTTGCTTTTAGCGGAGAGCCGATTTCAAAAAGCAAAGCTTGATCTTGAAAGAACAGAGATTTATGCAACTGAGGGCATTTTCATCCTAAAGGTATTTGTTCAAAAAGGACAAACAGTTTCAAATCAAGATAAATTGGCTGAGATCACAACGCTTGATTTCCTAAAACTCGACTTTGATCTACCACTGGAGGCTGCGAAAGAACTTTTTAAAAGGGAATCTATAGAGCTTAGCTTGTCCCAGGACTTTTCGGAGTCCCCCTTTAAAGATAAGGTTCGCTTAACCTTAAATAAATCCAACTTTAAACCTAAAGGGCTTGGCAAAAACAAAATAACCTTTTCAATTGTATTTGAAAATCCTTATAAACTTTGCAGCGAACACTCTTTAAGCTATCTTTTGAACTTGCCTTTTTTAGTTGAAATAACTCCATAA
- a CDS encoding TolC family protein, whose protein sequence is MAAICSFQLYLSILIGFFILTACQPVKYNLEREFPTDIPDSFVYESDADPKVPIEGPWWTPFGREDLDELMNTVLENNLDLKSAWARIYAAHAEVLMARANKKPEINLGVGIELEWNPVGTDDSGVGLGGLINPTFAYEYDLYGRLDSLVRSAFHSYQFSYYDQESTSLILTGTAFDLFVEIIKYNELMGLSFEQEKISGRLLDLLRLRFMIGETTALDVNLQKLQLKSLDLRKIEQESSLDQSYIALSVLLGKNPDRNYFLSKSLPLLLPPKPYLENPIDLLFNRPDIKSAYEDFLASGFDLKAAILNCYPRLVVPISLEIAIGGLSNVIDEALVEAAITLIGPLYDGGRRRSQVRKQRAIIEDKLNRLGAQFLKAINEVEKALVEEREATFLIETIKEQIEQAGRILSMAEESYSIGIVDYLTVIDAIQSLQALERLLVEKQADLMIARGKLYRSLGMKCF, encoded by the coding sequence ATGGCTGCGATTTGCTCTTTTCAACTCTATTTGTCAATTTTAATAGGATTTTTCATCCTCACGGCTTGCCAACCTGTAAAGTATAATCTTGAAAGAGAATTTCCAACCGATATTCCTGATTCTTTTGTTTATGAATCCGATGCAGATCCAAAAGTTCCAATAGAAGGTCCTTGGTGGACTCCTTTTGGAAGAGAAGATCTTGATGAACTTATGAATACGGTTTTAGAAAATAACCTGGATCTCAAATCGGCATGGGCAAGAATTTATGCGGCGCATGCCGAAGTTTTAATGGCAAGGGCAAATAAAAAACCTGAAATAAATTTAGGAGTCGGAATCGAACTGGAATGGAATCCTGTTGGAACAGACGACAGCGGTGTTGGACTTGGGGGATTAATCAATCCGACCTTTGCTTATGAATACGATCTTTATGGCAGGCTTGATTCCCTGGTAAGATCAGCCTTCCATAGTTATCAGTTTTCCTATTATGACCAAGAGAGTACTTCCCTAATTTTAACAGGCACAGCCTTTGATCTTTTTGTTGAAATAATCAAATATAATGAGTTGATGGGCCTATCCTTTGAGCAGGAAAAAATAAGCGGCAGGCTTCTTGATCTTTTAAGGCTTAGGTTTATGATTGGCGAGACGACAGCGCTTGATGTAAACTTGCAGAAACTGCAACTAAAAAGCTTGGATTTAAGAAAAATTGAGCAGGAAAGCTCTCTTGATCAAAGCTATATTGCCTTAAGCGTTCTTCTTGGCAAAAATCCGGATAGGAATTATTTTTTATCGAAATCCCTCCCCTTACTTTTACCTCCTAAGCCTTATCTTGAGAACCCAATCGATCTTTTATTCAATAGACCTGATATTAAAAGCGCCTATGAAGACTTTTTAGCATCCGGTTTTGATCTAAAAGCTGCTATTTTGAACTGCTATCCGAGACTTGTAGTTCCAATATCTCTGGAGATTGCAATTGGCGGTCTTAGCAACGTTATCGATGAAGCGCTTGTTGAAGCCGCAATCACCTTGATCGGCCCCCTTTATGACGGGGGGCGAAGGCGTTCTCAGGTTAGAAAACAAAGGGCCATTATAGAAGATAAGCTTAACAGGTTAGGGGCCCAATTTTTAAAAGCGATTAACGAGGTTGAAAAAGCTCTTGTAGAGGAAAGGGAAGCAACCTTTTTGATCGAGACTATAAAAGAACAAATAGAACAAGCAGGCCGGATTTTAAGTATGGCGGAAGAGAGTTATTCAATTGGAATAGTGGATTATTTGACAGTCATTGATGCTATCCAAAGCTTGCAAGCTTTAGAAAGATTATTAGTCGAAAAACAAGCCGATTTGATGATAGCAAGAGGCAAGCTCTATCGCTCGCTTGGAATGAAATGTTTTTAA
- a CDS encoding fatty acid desaturase, protein MSFKHLDISRGVNWVPALFIVIYQSILLLSLPFYLYYHPPGIGVVLAMTVLLYLSGLAITAGYHRYFSHKAYKTYRPIEIILLFFGSMAVQGSALRWSFDHRIHHAHVDTPNDPYSIEKGFWYAHFLWLFEKPKEIEPKVVGDLLQNPLVMFQHKFQIPLMIVTNAIAFFAVGWLFEDYLGAFVISLWLRMFCLHHFTWFINSLAHTWGDKPFSQEQSAVNNYVISLLTFGEGYHNYHHTFANDYRNGIRWYHFDPTKWLIYGLSLVGLTYNLRRIDKASIQKRMVNERKSLLLEQLKKCWYVKREDLEKAVLETSEKVLSKLGEVQNLKNLYKKAKKEKESREYLISLKRELKSLKKGLQADWKNWKKLAKTIMRMQALPA, encoded by the coding sequence ATGAGTTTTAAACATCTTGACATCTCTAGAGGCGTAAACTGGGTTCCTGCTCTTTTCATTGTCATTTATCAATCGATTCTTCTCCTATCGCTTCCCTTTTATTTGTATTATCATCCTCCCGGCATTGGTGTCGTTTTAGCGATGACGGTCTTGCTTTACCTAAGCGGCCTTGCCATAACAGCCGGCTATCATAGATATTTTTCCCATAAAGCTTATAAAACGTACCGCCCTATCGAAATAATTCTTCTTTTCTTCGGATCCATGGCGGTTCAAGGAAGCGCTTTAAGATGGTCTTTCGACCATAGGATCCATCACGCTCACGTGGATACGCCGAATGACCCTTACTCAATTGAAAAAGGATTTTGGTACGCGCATTTTCTTTGGCTTTTTGAAAAACCTAAAGAAATAGAGCCTAAGGTTGTAGGCGATCTTCTCCAAAACCCCTTAGTGATGTTCCAACATAAGTTCCAGATCCCTTTAATGATCGTGACAAACGCCATTGCTTTCTTCGCAGTCGGCTGGCTTTTTGAAGATTATTTAGGAGCCTTTGTGATATCGCTTTGGTTAAGAATGTTTTGTCTTCATCACTTTACCTGGTTCATTAACTCCCTTGCCCACACTTGGGGAGACAAACCTTTTTCTCAAGAGCAATCTGCCGTTAATAACTATGTCATTTCTTTGCTGACCTTTGGGGAAGGGTACCATAACTATCATCACACATTTGCAAATGACTATAGAAATGGCATTCGATGGTATCATTTTGACCCGACAAAATGGCTTATTTATGGCCTAAGCTTAGTTGGCCTTACTTATAATTTAAGACGAATTGACAAAGCTTCTATCCAAAAAAGAATGGTAAATGAAAGAAAATCCCTGCTTCTTGAACAACTCAAAAAATGTTGGTACGTCAAAAGAGAAGACCTTGAAAAAGCAGTACTTGAAACATCGGAAAAAGTTCTTTCTAAGCTTGGAGAAGTGCAGAATCTAAAAAACCTCTACAAGAAAGCCAAGAAAGAAAAAGAATCAAGAGAATACCTTATTTCATTAAAAAGGGAATTAAAGTCTTTGAAAAAAGGTTTACAAGCGGATTGGAAAAATTGGAAAAAACTGGCTAAAACTATTATGCGGATGCAAGCCCTTCCCGCATAG
- a CDS encoding transaldolase family protein: MELWLDGVEIDLIKKIDQMGILKGVTTNPTLLASENPMQIIDELLSIQKGPVAIQVLGDTKVEMIEQALFLNKISSRILPKIPVLPEGIMAMKELQEKNLDFLATAVISFRQAFLAFQAGVPCVAAYLGRFSDEGKDPSQLLEFMVKMKKNYGFKTRIMAAGIRSLDHLYKGTEFGIESATLPKTVFQQLLTTPDSVSLALQKFQSDWQESKNFLFERGESPMREGLASA; encoded by the coding sequence ATGGAACTTTGGCTCGACGGTGTTGAAATTGATCTTATAAAAAAAATTGATCAGATGGGGATTCTAAAAGGAGTGACAACGAATCCCACGCTTTTGGCCTCAGAAAATCCGATGCAAATCATTGATGAGCTTTTGTCCATTCAGAAAGGGCCTGTTGCGATTCAGGTTCTAGGGGACACTAAAGTAGAAATGATTGAGCAAGCTCTTTTTTTAAATAAAATCTCTAGTCGGATTTTACCCAAAATTCCTGTTTTGCCGGAAGGGATAATGGCAATGAAGGAGCTGCAAGAGAAGAACCTTGATTTTTTAGCGACAGCTGTTATCTCATTTAGGCAAGCTTTTCTAGCATTTCAAGCGGGTGTCCCTTGCGTCGCAGCTTATCTCGGCAGGTTCTCGGATGAGGGAAAAGACCCTTCGCAGCTTCTTGAATTCATGGTAAAGATGAAAAAGAATTATGGTTTTAAAACACGCATTATGGCAGCCGGCATTAGATCGCTTGATCATCTTTATAAGGGCACTGAATTTGGTATTGAATCGGCCACTCTTCCAAAGACAGTTTTTCAACAGCTTCTGACTACCCCGGACTCTGTTAGCTTGGCTTTGCAAAAATTTCAATCGGATTGGCAAGAGTCCAAGAACTTCCTCTTTGAGAGGGGAGAAAGCCCTATGCGGGAAGGGCTTGCATCCGCATAA
- a CDS encoding type II toxin-antitoxin system HicA family toxin gives MQALPKEGLFSNTDLYIAKEENFQTSSSISIRPDNRAASGSSTKPLSLKPESKDAINKKVAHQANVALKLERCCKARRDECEHALSLIKSRLFSLAPGWMKSIKISISDFILIEIQSQLPKIYKNLPLKEIKLTHELKQLRGKVAIIHFFLTGIDYRISGNTHSLFFLTKEDFFITLVHIFDETIVKLKDALIEKDPYVEKFFLSNKGKELEAQVLRIMDQFTFLSGLIKKKSDSVMKILLSAPANLDDSLEPEPKRTVTDWLNCAKSFLVHLKIAIKEVFPGEDEAILGISSAIKYVDHYLKKTIQPKDIKLLQTLIYNNTAHTLALCEEASEKEREDQQKSEVLSSLNNLTRFEKMKHQIEVAKPNIYSFTLSGIESMNHALVMALEVLVRETKGCVEVKAKENFFLTISLILEKLKQEALGDEREDLHAIEMALRSYKKLKNEDVLYLYFGSLHLIEEMEVFIENMSFTRVQIFRKILEEIQIREDKGARLTLDIFLYQLKTMEEFFESLSSLAASVTYLRRKMLYLIEEKRAQEKPVKKKGKSKPAFKKKTQQRKQQKNPDSKAKKIEKKTSSQVSLTQNSLPVNEPIDEKKLEGERSLPIEKPFFEEEESGGESKEAIEKTLIAKKIELFQSDWQAKGGIKEPRSKKRSENRENFRNVSSKELLKELIKAGWERKKSIGGHAQFVLPGRSDLGRVTVPINNKRDGLPIKTVQNVKNSIKMGVSNN, from the coding sequence ATGCAGGCTTTACCAAAAGAGGGCCTCTTTTCTAATACCGATTTGTATATTGCAAAAGAAGAGAACTTTCAAACGAGTAGTTCTATTTCAATTAGACCGGATAATAGAGCAGCTTCTGGATCTTCAACAAAACCATTGTCTCTAAAGCCTGAGAGCAAAGATGCTATCAATAAAAAGGTTGCACATCAAGCAAACGTCGCTTTAAAACTTGAAAGATGCTGCAAAGCAAGAAGGGATGAGTGCGAGCATGCTCTTAGCTTAATTAAGTCTAGGCTTTTTTCACTTGCTCCCGGTTGGATGAAATCAATAAAGATTTCTATCTCAGATTTTATTTTAATCGAAATTCAAAGTCAGCTTCCAAAAATTTATAAAAACCTTCCTTTGAAAGAAATTAAATTAACCCATGAACTGAAGCAATTAAGGGGTAAAGTTGCCATTATTCATTTTTTTTTAACGGGCATTGATTATAGAATAAGTGGCAATACCCATTCTCTTTTTTTCTTAACTAAGGAAGATTTTTTTATTACCTTAGTTCATATTTTTGATGAAACCATTGTTAAATTAAAAGATGCCTTGATTGAAAAAGACCCTTATGTTGAAAAATTTTTTCTTTCAAACAAGGGGAAAGAGCTAGAAGCACAAGTTTTAAGAATAATGGATCAATTTACCTTCCTTTCGGGGCTCATCAAAAAAAAATCTGATAGTGTGATGAAGATTCTTCTTAGCGCCCCTGCTAATTTGGATGACTCTCTAGAGCCTGAACCTAAAAGAACGGTTACAGATTGGCTTAATTGCGCTAAATCTTTTTTAGTTCATTTAAAGATAGCCATAAAAGAAGTATTTCCGGGAGAAGACGAGGCTATTCTAGGCATTTCCTCGGCAATCAAGTATGTTGATCATTATTTAAAAAAAACAATTCAACCTAAAGATATAAAACTTTTACAAACTTTGATTTATAACAATACCGCACATACTCTTGCCTTGTGCGAAGAAGCGTCGGAAAAAGAAAGAGAAGACCAGCAGAAATCAGAGGTGTTATCCAGCCTGAATAATCTGACACGATTTGAAAAAATGAAGCATCAAATTGAAGTGGCAAAACCTAATATTTATTCATTTACCTTAAGCGGGATTGAATCCATGAATCATGCTCTCGTCATGGCATTAGAGGTTCTAGTAAGAGAGACAAAAGGGTGCGTAGAAGTTAAAGCCAAGGAAAATTTTTTTTTAACAATAAGTCTCATTTTGGAAAAACTAAAGCAGGAAGCCCTAGGAGATGAAAGAGAGGATCTTCATGCGATTGAAATGGCTCTTAGGAGTTATAAAAAATTAAAAAACGAGGATGTCCTCTATCTTTATTTTGGGTCGCTGCATTTGATTGAAGAAATGGAAGTCTTTATTGAAAACATGTCTTTTACAAGAGTTCAAATTTTTAGAAAGATCCTAGAGGAAATTCAAATTCGAGAAGATAAAGGGGCAAGGTTAACGCTAGATATTTTTTTATATCAACTTAAAACGATGGAAGAATTCTTTGAAAGCTTATCGTCGCTTGCGGCTTCAGTAACCTATCTTAGAAGAAAAATGCTCTACTTGATAGAAGAGAAGAGAGCTCAAGAAAAACCCGTTAAAAAGAAAGGTAAATCGAAACCTGCTTTTAAGAAAAAAACACAGCAGAGAAAACAGCAAAAAAATCCGGATTCCAAAGCTAAAAAAATTGAGAAGAAAACGTCTTCTCAAGTTTCCTTAACACAGAATTCCTTGCCGGTTAACGAGCCGATTGATGAAAAAAAGTTGGAAGGGGAGCGTTCTCTTCCTATAGAAAAGCCTTTTTTTGAAGAGGAAGAAAGCGGTGGAGAATCCAAAGAGGCGATAGAAAAGACACTTATTGCAAAAAAAATAGAGTTATTTCAATCGGATTGGCAAGCTAAAGGCGGGATAAAAGAGCCAAGGTCCAAAAAAAGGTCTGAAAACAGAGAAAACTTTAGAAATGTCTCTTCCAAAGAACTTCTCAAAGAGCTAATAAAAGCCGGTTGGGAGCGAAAAAAAAGCATTGGCGGTCATGCGCAATTTGTTTTGCCAGGTAGAAGTGACCTTGGAAGGGTAACAGTGCCTATTAATAATAAAAGAGATGGATTACCCATAAAGACTGTTCAAAATGTGAAAAATAGCATTAAAATGGGGGTATCGAATAATTAA
- the otsB gene encoding trehalose-phosphatase, protein MVYEKTAFLNDHKEELMALAKMNAPFLFFDFDGTLTPIVATPDLAFLSEHRKKILSDIKMKMPIAIVSGRNLIDLKERVGVEGIYYVGSHGLEIETPEGELFQIPIPRLAQEEYMEVTSVLQKKISPLPGIFIENKHFCFAVHYRLADVEVEKKALELVFNSLSKTKYLSLQHGKRVVEVKPNVDWHKGSAVLWILEREDSKKKIEPLVFYFGDDATDENAFKTLDGKAVTVCVMNPLRKTNAGYFLNDVEEVYSFIASLDFL, encoded by the coding sequence ATGGTTTACGAAAAAACTGCCTTTTTAAATGATCATAAAGAAGAGCTAATGGCTCTTGCTAAAATGAATGCCCCTTTCCTTTTTTTTGATTTTGATGGCACTCTTACACCTATTGTTGCGACACCTGATCTTGCGTTTTTAAGCGAGCATCGGAAAAAGATACTGTCTGACATTAAAATGAAAATGCCAATTGCGATAGTAAGCGGACGAAATTTGATAGACTTGAAAGAGAGGGTCGGGGTTGAAGGCATCTATTATGTTGGGAGCCATGGCCTTGAAATTGAAACTCCTGAAGGTGAGCTTTTTCAAATTCCAATCCCAAGATTGGCTCAAGAAGAGTATATGGAAGTAACTTCAGTACTTCAAAAAAAAATATCCCCGCTTCCCGGAATATTTATCGAGAACAAGCATTTTTGTTTTGCCGTTCACTATAGGCTTGCGGATGTTGAGGTGGAAAAAAAGGCTTTAGAACTAGTTTTTAACTCCCTATCTAAAACAAAATATCTTAGCTTGCAGCATGGAAAACGCGTAGTTGAGGTAAAGCCCAACGTAGATTGGCATAAAGGATCTGCTGTTCTTTGGATTTTGGAAAGAGAAGATTCTAAAAAAAAGATAGAACCGCTTGTTTTTTATTTTGGGGATGATGCAACAGATGAAAATGCTTTTAAAACATTAGATGGAAAAGCGGTTACTGTTTGTGTGATGAACCCTTTACGAAAAACAAATGCGGGCTATTTTTTAAATGATGTAGAAGAGGTCTATAGCTTTATCGCTTCACTAGACTTTCTATAG
- a CDS encoding LysE/ArgO family amino acid transporter has product MIEDLEVDFSTFIKGFILAINLIFPIGVQNLYVLRQGLLGRHVFATALVCSLSDVFLIWIGGTGIGMALDGYPNVKRWVMYLASFFLVYYGFHCLYRAWKGKVTAESLEGEEGVASLQRSILTALGFSLLNPQGILETTIVIGGYAAAIQDYSQKFSFLIGATVASIVWFFSLGYGAKFLRPLFKSHKASRVLDIVVACFVFYIAYKLSQQEVPFFM; this is encoded by the coding sequence ATGATTGAAGATCTGGAAGTTGATTTTAGCACTTTTATTAAGGGCTTTATTCTCGCTATTAATTTAATCTTTCCTATAGGGGTTCAAAACTTATACGTTTTAAGACAGGGCTTGCTTGGAAGACACGTGTTTGCAACAGCTTTAGTCTGTTCGCTATCAGATGTTTTTTTAATTTGGATAGGCGGAACCGGAATTGGGATGGCTTTGGATGGTTATCCTAACGTAAAGCGATGGGTCATGTATCTCGCTTCTTTTTTTCTTGTCTACTATGGATTTCACTGCTTGTATCGAGCTTGGAAAGGAAAAGTTACGGCAGAATCCTTAGAGGGCGAAGAAGGGGTTGCAAGCTTGCAAAGATCGATTTTAACAGCTCTTGGCTTCAGTCTTTTAAATCCGCAAGGAATTTTAGAGACGACTATCGTTATTGGGGGCTATGCTGCGGCGATCCAGGATTACTCCCAAAAGTTTTCATTTCTTATAGGCGCAACAGTAGCATCGATTGTCTGGTTTTTTTCTCTTGGCTATGGAGCTAAATTTTTAAGGCCTCTTTTTAAAAGCCATAAAGCATCTCGCGTTCTTGATATTGTGGTCGCCTGTTTTGTGTTTTATATTGCCTATAAATTGTCTCAGCAAGAAGTGCCTTTCTTTATGTAG
- a CDS encoding thiamine diphosphokinase — MKKKALILAGAPINHFEKEELRHEIENYSFVVAADSGLDFCFEIGVLPDLAVGDFDSSKRVQDLEKSRALFFSRDKDLTDLEIAINEVEKRGFEEIFIYGGLGGLSRHGLTNLILAARHPLKIFFLTDNEFVFAVNRPIQLNVQKGQLISLLPLLSKPTVTTKNLKWEIENRILDSHFFSVSNECLREEVSLWIEEGCFICLLEKFKGSELKFKFIDKV; from the coding sequence ATGAAAAAAAAAGCCTTAATTTTAGCCGGCGCTCCTATTAACCATTTTGAGAAGGAAGAACTTAGACACGAAATCGAAAACTATTCTTTTGTTGTGGCAGCAGACAGCGGTCTTGACTTCTGTTTTGAAATCGGGGTCCTCCCCGACCTTGCTGTCGGAGATTTCGATTCCTCGAAAAGAGTGCAGGATTTAGAGAAAAGCCGCGCCCTTTTTTTCTCAAGGGATAAGGATTTAACCGATCTTGAAATTGCGATCAATGAGGTTGAAAAACGAGGCTTTGAAGAAATTTTTATCTATGGCGGCCTTGGAGGCTTGAGCCGGCATGGTTTGACAAACCTTATTTTAGCGGCAAGGCACCCTTTAAAAATTTTTTTTCTTACAGATAATGAATTTGTTTTTGCTGTCAACCGCCCCATTCAGCTGAACGTTCAAAAAGGCCAGCTTATTTCGCTTCTACCACTTCTTTCAAAACCTACGGTGACTACAAAAAACTTAAAGTGGGAAATTGAAAATAGAATTCTTGATTCACACTTTTTTAGCGTGTCAAATGAATGTCTTAGGGAAGAGGTCTCTCTTTGGATTGAAGAGGGCTGTTTTATTTGCTTATTAGAAAAATTTAAAGGAAGTGAATTAAAATTTAAATTTATTGATAAAGTTTAA
- the lepA gene encoding translation elongation factor 4 — protein sequence MTKQYSLKHIRNFSIIAHIDHGKSTIADRLLELTKTVAERDMQEQLLDDMDLERERGITIKAHPVTMAYEAKDGQTYQINFIDTPGHVDFSYEVSRSLSACEGALLVVDAAQGVQAQTLANVHLAIDRDLEIVPVLNKIDLPAADPESVRQQIEEVVGIDASGAIACSAKTGVGIADILERIVTNMPPPKEPEDDLLRALIFDSHYDNYQGVMVYVRVMSGEVRKGSLIKMMATNKNYEVQEVGIFTPSEKPTDSLKPGEVGYLIANIKNTQDIKIGDTVTSQKNPAPLPLPGFKHISPVVFAGIYPVDSSDFEALRDALAKLQLNDSALHIEQESSMALGFGYRCGFLGLLHLEIVFERLQREFDLDIISTAPSVVYKCLINDGQVVDIDSPAHYPDPSTIESIEEPWVVCHVMIPSEFLGTIMNLCMDKRGSLEKTDTLSMDRLLLTYKLPLNEIITDFNDKLKSMTRGYGSFDYEFDNYRESDIIKLEIKVNDEPVDAFSCLVHRSKAEAKGRSICAKLKEVIPRQLFKIPIQAAIGGKIIGRETINALSKNVTAKCYGGDISRKRKLWEKQKKGKKRMKEIGKVSIPQNAFMEVLKTD from the coding sequence ATGACAAAACAATATAGCCTCAAACATATTCGAAATTTTTCAATCATTGCCCATATCGATCACGGCAAGTCGACAATAGCGGATAGGCTTCTCGAACTTACTAAAACGGTGGCTGAACGTGATATGCAAGAGCAGCTCCTCGATGATATGGATCTTGAAAGAGAGCGAGGCATCACCATTAAAGCTCACCCTGTCACCATGGCTTATGAGGCAAAAGACGGACAAACCTATCAAATCAATTTTATCGATACCCCGGGGCACGTTGATTTTTCCTATGAGGTTTCAAGATCCCTTTCAGCTTGCGAAGGAGCCCTTCTTGTTGTAGATGCAGCGCAAGGAGTGCAAGCGCAGACGCTTGCAAATGTGCATCTTGCTATCGATAGAGACTTAGAAATCGTTCCGGTTCTTAACAAAATCGACCTTCCGGCAGCAGACCCTGAGTCTGTAAGACAGCAAATCGAAGAAGTGGTCGGAATAGACGCATCAGGTGCGATTGCTTGCTCTGCAAAAACAGGCGTTGGGATTGCCGATATTTTAGAGCGCATCGTAACTAATATGCCCCCGCCAAAAGAGCCTGAAGATGATCTTTTAAGAGCTCTTATCTTTGACTCCCACTATGACAATTATCAAGGGGTCATGGTTTATGTCAGGGTTATGAGCGGCGAGGTCAGAAAAGGCTCTCTCATTAAAATGATGGCGACAAATAAAAATTATGAAGTTCAAGAAGTCGGAATTTTCACACCTTCTGAAAAACCGACCGATAGCTTAAAACCGGGTGAGGTCGGCTACTTAATCGCAAATATTAAAAATACACAGGATATTAAAATAGGCGACACCGTCACCTCTCAAAAAAATCCGGCGCCTTTGCCACTGCCTGGCTTTAAACACATTTCACCTGTTGTCTTTGCCGGCATTTATCCGGTGGATTCCTCTGATTTTGAAGCCCTTCGAGATGCGCTTGCCAAATTACAGCTAAATGATTCGGCGCTTCATATTGAGCAAGAAAGCAGCATGGCTTTAGGGTTTGGGTACCGCTGCGGATTTTTAGGGCTTCTCCACCTTGAAATTGTCTTTGAGAGGCTGCAAAGGGAATTTGACCTTGATATCATTTCAACCGCTCCAAGCGTCGTCTATAAATGCCTGATTAATGACGGTCAAGTAGTTGATATTGATAGCCCCGCCCATTACCCTGACCCCTCAACTATTGAGTCAATAGAAGAACCTTGGGTGGTTTGCCATGTCATGATCCCAAGCGAATTCCTTGGAACAATCATGAATCTTTGCATGGATAAAAGAGGAAGCCTGGAAAAAACCGATACCCTCAGCATGGATCGGCTTTTATTGACCTACAAGTTGCCTCTAAATGAAATTATTACCGATTTTAATGACAAATTAAAATCCATGACTCGCGGCTACGGGTCTTTTGATTATGAATTCGATAACTACCGTGAAAGCGACATCATCAAACTTGAAATCAAAGTTAATGATGAGCCGGTAGATGCGTTTTCTTGTCTTGTTCATCGAAGCAAAGCTGAAGCCAAGGGAAGAAGCATTTGCGCAAAACTTAAAGAAGTTATTCCAAGACAGCTTTTTAAAATTCCAATTCAAGCAGCCATCGGCGGCAAGATCATTGGCCGGGAAACCATCAATGCCTTGTCTAAAAACGTGACTGCTAAATGCTATGGTGGAGATATTTCCCGAAAAAGAAAACTATGGGAAAAGCAAAAGAAAGGTAAAAAGCGCATGAAAGAAATTGGCAAAGTAAGCATCCCCCAAAATGCCTTCATGGAAGTTTTGAAAACAGATTAA